In Geobacillus kaustophilus, a genomic segment contains:
- a CDS encoding glucose-1-phosphate adenylyltransferase has translation MKKTCIAMLLAGGQGSRLRSLTTNIAKPAVPFGGKYRIIDFTLSNCTNSGIDTVGVLTQYQPLLLHSYIGIGSAWDLDRRNGGVTVLPPYSASSGVKWYEGTANAIYQNINYIEQYDPDYVLVLSGDHIYKMDYQQMLDYHIAKQADVTISVIEVPWEEASRFGIMNTNEDMEIVEFVEKPAEPKSNLASMGIYIFNWPLLKEYLQIDNADPHSSHDFGKDVIPRLLRENKRLVAYPFQGYWKDVGTVKSLWEANMDLLDEHNELDLFDRSWRIYSVNPNQPPQYIAPEAEVSDSLINEGCVVEGTVERSVLFQGVRIGKGAVVKEAVVMPGAAVGEGAYVERAIITPNVVIPPHSTVSPGDADDDVVLATTEWIKQRNKDTARKDEAQ, from the coding sequence ATGAAGAAGACGTGCATCGCCATGTTATTGGCCGGTGGGCAAGGAAGCCGTCTTCGCTCGCTGACGACAAACATCGCGAAACCGGCCGTGCCGTTCGGCGGGAAGTACCGCATCATTGACTTTACGCTGAGCAATTGCACAAACTCGGGCATTGACACGGTCGGGGTGTTGACCCAATATCAGCCGCTTCTTTTGCACTCGTACATCGGCATCGGAAGCGCATGGGATTTAGATCGAAGAAACGGGGGCGTCACCGTCCTTCCGCCTTACTCCGCCTCTTCCGGCGTCAAATGGTACGAAGGCACAGCGAACGCCATTTATCAAAATATCAATTATATCGAGCAGTACGACCCGGACTACGTTCTTGTCTTGTCCGGCGACCATATTTACAAGATGGATTACCAGCAGATGCTCGACTACCATATCGCCAAACAGGCGGACGTGACGATTTCCGTCATTGAAGTGCCATGGGAAGAGGCGAGCCGATTCGGCATTATGAACACGAATGAAGACATGGAAATTGTCGAATTTGTTGAAAAGCCGGCGGAGCCGAAAAGCAATTTGGCGTCGATGGGCATTTATATTTTCAATTGGCCGTTATTGAAGGAGTATTTGCAAATCGACAACGCCGACCCGCATTCGTCGCACGACTTCGGCAAAGATGTGATTCCGCGGCTGCTTCGGGAGAACAAGCGGCTTGTGGCGTATCCGTTCCAAGGCTATTGGAAAGATGTCGGCACCGTCAAAAGCTTGTGGGAAGCCAACATGGATTTGCTTGATGAACACAATGAACTTGACTTGTTTGACCGCTCGTGGCGCATTTATTCGGTCAATCCGAACCAGCCGCCGCAATACATCGCGCCGGAAGCGGAAGTGAGCGATTCGCTCATCAATGAAGGATGCGTCGTGGAAGGAACGGTGGAGCGCTCGGTGTTGTTTCAAGGCGTCCGCATCGGCAAGGGAGCGGTCGTGAAGGAAGCGGTCGTGATGCCGGGGGCGGCCGTTGGAGAAGGGGCGTACGTAGAGCGGGCGATCATCACGCCGAACGTCGTCATCCCGCCGCATTCGACTGTGAGCCCGGGCGATGCTGATGATGACGTCGTGCTCGCAACAACCGAGTGGATCAAGCAACGGAATAAGGACACCGCAAGGAAGGATGAAGCGCAATGA